The following nucleotide sequence is from Cellulosilyticum sp. I15G10I2.
AAGTATGGTAATGGCTTTAGGGCTTGCAGGTTGTGGCGCGAAAGAAGCGGGGACAGTTAAACTTGGGCTTATTACACCAAAAACAGGTCAGGTTGCGCAATATGGTATTGCTGTCGAAAATGCAGTTAAAATTGCTGTCGAAGAAGTGAACGCAGCAGGGGGGGTTGGCGGCAAACAAGTAGAGCTGATTTCTTATGATAATAAAGCAGATGCAACAGAAAGTATTAACGTTTTCAACAGATTAGTAGATAACGATAAAATTGTTGCATTAGTTGGTCCAGTTATTTCATCAACTTCATTGGCTGTTGCACCTCTTGCGGAAGAAAAGCAAATTCCTATGATTTCACCAACAGCTACTAACCTTGCAGTAACACCAGATTATAAATATGTGTTTAGAGCATGCTATACAGATCCTTACCAAGGCGGAATAGTAGCAAAATTTGCAAGTGAAAATTTAGGTGCAAAAACTGCAGCTATTTTATACAATGCAGGCGATGACTACTCTACTGGTCTTGCAGAAGCTTTCAAAGCAACATTTGAAGCAGCAGGCGGTACAATTACTAATTATGAAGGCTATACAGCAGAAAATAAAGACTTTAAATCAGTACTTACAACTATTAAAGAAAAACAACCAGATGTTTTATTTAATCCAGACTACTACAATTCAGTTGGGTTAATCGCAGGTCAAGTTAAAGAAGTTGGTCTTCAAACAGTTATGCTTGGCGGAGACGGCTGGGATGATGTTCAAAAAGATTATGCTGGTGTTGTAGATGGTTACTTTTTTGCAAATCACTATGCAACAGATGATGAAGATGCAACAGTTCAAAACTTTATCAAAGCTTACCAAGATAAATATGAAGGCAATACACCAAATGCTCTAGGAGCACTCGGTTATGATGCTGCTAAAATTATGATGGCAGCTATTGAAAAAGCAGGAAGTACTGAAGGTGCAAAAATACTTGCAGCACTTCAAGCTACAAATTTAGGTGGAGTAACAGGTCAAATTACTTTTGATGAAAATGGTGATCCACAAAAAAGTGTTTCTATGATTAAAATAGAAAATGGTGCATTAAAACTTGAGGCTAAGGTTGGACAGTAAAAGATATATCTTCATATTTCAAGTCAATCATTAAATAATAAAGATGCATTATGATGAATTGGAACGAGGAGAAGTAACTTTTATTTCTCCTCTATTTTTATAGTTTAGGAAAGTATAAACTTGCTTGCAAGAATTTATACTTTCCTAAACTATAACCTCATCGTAGGTGATTGTGTCATGACTTGTTTTAACCTGAATATAAATGCTAAGGAGAGAAGAGGTGGGAAAATGAATGTATTTATTCAACAAGTAATTAATGGTATTCATGTAGGGAGTATTTATGCATTAATCGCTCTTGGTTACACAATGGTGTATGGTATTGTAAGACTTATTAACTTTGCCCATGGTGACATTTTAATGATGGGAGCTTATTTTGGCTTGTTTAGTATTACCATTTTTAGGTTGCCGTTTGGACTAGCTATTATTACGGCAATGGTTATATGTGCAGTTTTAGGGATGCTGATCGACGTTATAGCATATAAACCCTTAAGAAATGCACCAAGGATATCAGCGCTGATTACGGCTCTAGGCGTGAGTTTATTTTTAGAAAATTTATTTAGGGTTATTTTTGGAGCAGAACCAAAGAAAATGCCGGACATCTCCTCATTACAAGGGATGAGAACATTTGGAGGTATTCAAATTTCCGATGTAACGTTATTAACGGTTGTTTTATCTGTTGTTTTTATGGTGGGCTTACAATTTGTCGTTAAGAAAACAAAAGTAGGTAAAGCAATGCGTGCTGTTTCAGAAGATAAAGAGGCAGCTAGATTAATGGGTGTTAATGTTAATAAGACTATTTCTCTTACATTTGCATTAGGTTCAGCGCTTGGGGCACTAGGGGGCGTTTTGTATAGCGTTGCATATTATCAAGTAGAACCTTATATGGGTATCATGCCAGGCTTAAAAGCCTTTGTAGCGGCTGTTCTAGGGGGAATAGGCATTATCCCAGGAGCGATGCTTGGAGGATTTGTAATGGGACTCATTGAAAGTCTTTCTATAGGGTATATATCATCCAGATGGTCTAATGCTATAGTTTTTGGAATTTTAATATTGGTGCTTTTATTTAAGCCCGCAGGCATCTTAGGCAAAAATGTCAGAGAGAAAGTGTAGGTGAACCAGATGAAAAAATGGCAAGAATATGGAATTACGCTTATAGGAATCATTCTTTTATATTCTGTTTTATTAGTACTTATGGCCACAGGCGCGATCAATGGCTATCTTAAGGGTGTACTTATTTTAATAGGGATAAATATTATTGCAGCTTCCAGTCTTAATTTAGCAACAGGTTATTTAGGACAGCTAGCATTAGGTCATGCGGGCTTTATGGCGATTGGTGCTTATACATCAGCACTACTCATGCAGATGATTAAAGGTTCTAACTTTCCAACAGATGTCGCCTTGATGATTGCATTAGTTATAGGTGGCTTAATGGCGGCATTTTGCGGTGTGCTTATCGGTATACCTGCACTGCGTTTAAGAGGAGATTATCTGGGGATTGTTACACTCGGGTTTGGTGAAATTATAAGGATAGCTATTTTCAACCTAGAGTTTACTGGGGGAGCCCGTGGTTTTAGAGGCTATCCAGGTTCAATTAACTTTACTAAAATATATATTATTGTTGCTATCGTACTGGCTATGTTGTTTCTTCTTATTCGTTCAAGACACGGCAGAGCTATTGTGTCTATAAGAGAAGATGAAATAGCAGCAGAAGCAGTAGGAGTTCCAACAACCTTTTATAAGATTTTTGGTTTTGCTACATCAGCATTTTTTGCTGGGATAGCAGGAGGGACACTTGCCTTCTACCAAAAAATGATTGACCCTAAGAAATTTACTTTTATGTATTCAGTTGAAATATTTATTATTGTCGTATTAGGCGGAATGGGAAGCTTAACCGGAACAGTTGTTGCAGCGGTAGTATTAGGTATATTAAATGAGTTTTTACATGTTATTGATCAGTGGAGACTTGTTATTTATTCAGTTTTACTTGTTATCATGATGATTTTTAGACCAGAGGGACTATTAGGTAATAAAGAATTTTCATTTGTAGGACTTATAAAATGGCTTATAAAACGTTATAAAAAATCAGCATCAGTGGAGGTGAAATAATGGCACTATTAGAAACAAGTAACTTAGGCATCACATTTGGAGGACTAAGGGCAGTTGGAGAGTTTGAAATAAGTATTGAGAAAAATGAGCTAGTAGGCCTTATTGGACCTAATGGTGCAGGAAAAACAACTATTTTTAATCTTCTTACAGGAGTATATCTTCCGACAGAAGGAGATATTTTATTAAATGGTGAAAGTGTAGTCGGACTCAAGCCTTATCAAATTGTAAAAAAAGGATTGACGAGAACTTTTCAAAATATACGTCTTTTTAAAGAATTAACAGTACTTGATAATGTTAAAATTGCTTTCCATCATAAAATGGAATATGGGGTAGCAAATAGTATTCTGCGTTTTCCAGGTACACGTTTTTGGAAAGAGGAAAAAGAAATAGATGAAAAAGCCAGAGAGCTTCTTGCATTATTTAAAATGGAAAATAGCTGGAATCAGCTAGCAAAGAACCTACCATATGGCGAACAAAGAAAGCTTGAAATTGCAAGAGGTCTCGCTGCTGATCCTAAGCTTTTGTTATTAGATGAACCAGCAGCAGGAATGAACCCTCAAGAAACCAAAGAACTTATGGAAACAATTCATTTTATAAGAAATAACTTTGATGTATCTATTCTTCTTATTGAACATGATATGCATTTGGTCATGGGTATTTGTGAAAGAATTATTGTTATTGATTATGGTATGATTATTGCAAAGGGACTTCCAGAAGAAATTAAAGCCAATGAAAAAGTTATCGGCGCATATCTTGGGAACTAGGGGGTGAAGACATGTTAAAAGTAGATAATATACAAGTTTATTATGGCGCAATTCATGCCATAAAAGGTGTTAGTTTTCAAGTTGAAGAAGGCAAGATCGTTACACTAATAGGTGCTAATGGTGCGGGTAAAACGACTATTATGCATACTGTATCAGGGCTTATTAAGCCTCAGACTGGGACTGTTTCTTTTTCAAATACAGATATTACAAATACTAGAGCACATACGATTGTAGAAATGGGAATGGCACATGTGCCAGAAGGAAGACGTGTGTTCGCTAAGATGACTGTACGTGAAAACCTTGAAATGGGGGCGTATTCTAGAAAGGATAAGGGAGAACTGGATGCTGACTATGATATGGTGTATGGCAGATTTCCAAGGCTTAAAGAAAGAAGAAAGCAATTAGCTGGAACGATGAGCGGTGGGGAACAACAAATGCTTGCTATAGCAAGAGCGCTCATGTCTAAACCTAGACTTATGCTCTTAGATGAACCTTCTATGGGACTTGCACCTATTCTAGTAGACGAAGTTTTTAGTATCATAAAAGATATTAATAAAGGCGGTACAACGATACTGCTTGTAGAGCAAAATGCTCATAAAGCACTAAGTATTGCAGATAATGCCTATGTTTTAGAAACTGGCAATATCGTATTATCGGGAAATGCAAAAGAAATGTTAAGCCATGAGGCTGTCAAAAAGGCTTATTTAGGTTAAAAATATAGAGAAACAACATATAAGAAAGCTCTATGTGCTTAGGTGATAAGTACATAGAGCTTTCTTATTTATAGCTGCAAAACATAAATTAATAGGCACAATAATATAAAAGCAGTTAAAGATAAAACTAAGTTTCTTTTTCTCATAAGCAGTCACCTTTTTTTGGTATTATAATATGCATAATAAGTATAAAATGGTGCTAGAACAAAGGGTGTTTATGTTTTCCGTGCATATATAGCGTGGTTAAAATAAAATCTAGGATCATATAAAATACAATAAGCGGCGTGATCAAATGCCAAGTAGAAGCGGCAAGACTATAAAGTATATAAATAGCAGGATGAATAACTAATATGAGAAGTAAAGATAGCAAGCTCCAATAAATAGAAAACTTTAAACAAATGTATCCCTTATAGTTAAAAGGAACTTTGCTGTAGTCCCAATATTTTGTTTTAAAATAATAGGACATAAGCCATGCGGTGATATATTCAATTAAAGTTGGTAAAATCAGTGCAGCCAATATAAATATACTCAGCATTAATCTGTCTTTTAAAATAATAAGCATAGTGGCAGCAAATCCATACATAGGCTTAATGGGGCTCATTAAAAAATTTGCCCTTAAAAAACTTCTTACTGTAAACAAATTAAACAACCCTTCAATGATCCACCCTATAAAGCTATAAAATGTAAAAAAAAATAAGAGAGATTCTATTTGATACATACTATCACCTATCTCTATAACTAAAATTTATATATAGTATAAACGCAATTAATCAGAGTTACTCAGCAAATTTAAGAATATTAAAGGCAATTTTAGGGTATTTGTTTTAGCCAATTAAATAGATAATTATAGACCTCTTCTTTATTTTTTTCATGCAGTAGCTCATGACGATCTTCTTCAAAAAGCTTTAAAGAAACATCTTGAAAATTTAAGGTAAGGAGAAACTTATAAAGTTTAGTAACAGATTTACTATAATTCCCAACTGGATCGAGAGAGCCAGAGATAATAAGCAGAGGGATATCTTTCCTGATTTTTGCTAATTTTTCTTTGCGATATAAATCTTTTAATCCTCTAAAAAGATAATAATAAAAATTGATGGGAAAAACTAAGCCGCAATAGGGGTCCTTCTCATATTTTTCTACCTGATGGGGATCAGAAGAGATCCATCTGAATTTAGCGTCAGTATCTAAAAATTTCTTATTGAAAGATCCAAAGGTTAAATACTCGATAAATTGATTAGGTTTGGTATCTTGGATAAAGCGATGCTGGAGTGTCGTAATCAAGGTGCCAATCTGTATTTTGAACCCCTTTTGTAAAGCGCTGCCAGATAGAATCATACCATTTATTGCATGGGAGTAACGTGTAAGGTACTCCCATGCAATAAATGATCCAAAACTATGTCCTAAAATAATAAGTGGAAGGTTTTTATGCTGGGCTTTAATAAGCCTTGTAATCTTATATTCATCTTCAACAATTGCATTAAAGCCGTCTTGACCAATATAACCAAGACTCATAATATCAGATGCTGTTTTTCCGTGGCCACGATGATCATTTGCATAAACAATAAAGCCATTATAATTAAGAAAAGCTGCAAAATCTGTATACCTTTTAGCATGCTCGGCCATACCGTGAAAAATTTGCACAACGCCTTTAGGGGTGTCCACTTTATTCCATACATAGGTATAAACATTTATAGTTTGTCCACTTTTTTTCATAATTTTTAAAACCCCCTTGTATATTAGGTTATAGACCTGTAGACTATTTGATAGTATTCTAAGCGTTTTAAGCCTAATCTATTATAACATTTTGATTATAATGATAGTATTAGCAAAATACTAAAAATTATAAATTTGAGTTATTCATCACTATAAAGTTGTCTCTCGGAATGATTTGATATCACATATTATCGTAAATAACTAAAATTTAAAGATGTGAAATCTATAATAATACGGTATGTTGTAAAATAATTGAAGCTGTTATATTCAATAAAAATTTGTAAATTTATAAGATTAGCTATCACTAAAACGGTAATAATGTTATAATGAAGGGCAAACTTATAGTATAAATAGAGAAGAAATACCATAACCGTAAGTAGGTGGATAACGTATGGAAAAAGATTTTTTACCAATTAGTCAAGAGGATATGCTTAAAAGAGGTTGGGAACAACTGGATTTTATTATTGTAACGGCAGATGCCTATATAGATCACCACAGCTTTGGGACAGCCATTATTTCTAGAGTATTAGAGCAAGCAGGTTATAAAGTAGGTATTATTGCACAGCCCAATTGGAAAAGTACAGAAGATTTTATGAAACTTGGCAGGCCTAGACTTGCCTTTTTAGTAAATGGCGGCAATATGGATTCTATGGTTAACCACTACACTGTAAGTAAAAAACTTAGAGATAGGGATTTTTATTCACCAGGTGGTAAGATGGGCCTTCGCCCAGATCGTGCTACAATCGTATATTGTAATTGTATTCGTCAAGCCTATAAAAATATAGATATTGTTATAGGTGGCATAGAGGCAAGTCTTAGACGATTTGCACATTATGATTATTGGAGTGATAGGGTCAGAAAATCTATTCTCATAGACAGTGGCGCAGATCTTTTAGTCTATGGCATGAGTGAAAAACAAATTGTAGAGATAGCAAGTGCTTTAAATGATGGCCTTGCTGCTAAATATATTAGATATGTTAATGGCACATGTTATGTAGCAGACAGTGTGGAAGAGGTTTATGAGTATATTCAGATTCCTTCGTATAAACAAGTCTGTGAAGATAAGATAAAATATGCTGAAGCTTTTAAAGTGCAGTACGAAGAACAAGATCCAATTCGTGGAAGAGCGATTCTGCAGGAGCATAGCGGTAAATATGTGGTGCAAAATAAACCAGAAATGCCTCTTACAAGAGAAGAGTTAGATAAAGTTTATGCGCTTGGCTATATGAAGAATTATCATCCTATCTATGAGAAAGCTGGGGGCGTACCAGCCATAGAAGAAGTTAAATTTAGTTTAGTCAGTGCAAGAGGATGCTTTGGGAGCTGCTCTTTTTGTGCGCTTACATTTCATCAGGGCAGGATTGTTCAAAGTAGAAGTGAAGATTCTCTGTTAAACGAAGCTAAAGAAATAACAACTTTACCCGATTTTAAAGGTTATATACATGATGTTGGAGGACCAACTGCTAATTTTAGATATCCAGCCTGTAAAAAACAATTAAAACATGGCGCATGTAAAAATAAGCAATGCTTATCTCCTGGGCCATGTAAAGATCTTGAAATAGATCACGAGGAATACCTTAGAATTCTTAGAAATCTAAGAGAAATTCCTAAGGTAAAGAAGGTATTTGTGCGCTCAGGACTAAGATATGACTATATAATGGCCGATAAAAAGGATATATTTCTTAAAGAATTATTGGAACATCATGTAAGCGGACAGCTTAAGGTAGCACCTGAACATATAGCCCAAGAGGTACTAAAATATATGGGTAAACCGGCAGGTGGGACGTTTGATAAATTTTGTGAAAAGTTTGATAGGATTAATGAGCGTTTAGGCAAAAAACAATATATTATTCCTTATTTAATGTCGAGTCATCCGGGCAGCACTATTCAGTCCGCTATAAAGCTTGCTGAGTATTTAAGAGATATTCATTATCAGCCAGAGCAAGTACAAGATTTTTATCCAACACCTGGGACACTTTCAACAACTATGTATTACACAGGACTTGATCCATTAACTAAGCAGTCTGTATATATACCTAAAAGCAAAAGTGAAAAAGCCATGCAAAGAGCATTACTACAGTATCGTAATCCTAAAAAGTATGATATAGTTTATGAGGCTTTAGTGCTAGCCGGAAGAGAAGATCTTATTGGATATGGGCCAAAGTGCTTAATTAAGCCTAGAGAACATAAAAGGATAGTTAGAAATAACGAAAGCAAAAGCACCCTCCGGACAGATAATCCCAAAAA
It contains:
- a CDS encoding branched-chain amino acid ABC transporter permease, which codes for MNVFIQQVINGIHVGSIYALIALGYTMVYGIVRLINFAHGDILMMGAYFGLFSITIFRLPFGLAIITAMVICAVLGMLIDVIAYKPLRNAPRISALITALGVSLFLENLFRVIFGAEPKKMPDISSLQGMRTFGGIQISDVTLLTVVLSVVFMVGLQFVVKKTKVGKAMRAVSEDKEAARLMGVNVNKTISLTFALGSALGALGGVLYSVAYYQVEPYMGIMPGLKAFVAAVLGGIGIIPGAMLGGFVMGLIESLSIGYISSRWSNAIVFGILILVLLFKPAGILGKNVREKV
- a CDS encoding putative ABC transporter permease, whose product is MYQIESLLFFFTFYSFIGWIIEGLFNLFTVRSFLRANFLMSPIKPMYGFAATMLIILKDRLMLSIFILAALILPTLIEYITAWLMSYYFKTKYWDYSKVPFNYKGYICLKFSIYWSLLSLLLILVIHPAIYILYSLAASTWHLITPLIVFYMILDFILTTLYMHGKHKHPLF
- a CDS encoding alpha/beta hydrolase; protein product: MKKSGQTINVYTYVWNKVDTPKGVVQIFHGMAEHAKRYTDFAAFLNYNGFIVYANDHRGHGKTASDIMSLGYIGQDGFNAIVEDEYKITRLIKAQHKNLPLIILGHSFGSFIAWEYLTRYSHAINGMILSGSALQKGFKIQIGTLITTLQHRFIQDTKPNQFIEYLTFGSFNKKFLDTDAKFRWISSDPHQVEKYEKDPYCGLVFPINFYYYLFRGLKDLYRKEKLAKIRKDIPLLIISGSLDPVGNYSKSVTKLYKFLLTLNFQDVSLKLFEEDRHELLHEKNKEEVYNYLFNWLKQIP
- a CDS encoding ABC transporter ATP-binding protein is translated as MALLETSNLGITFGGLRAVGEFEISIEKNELVGLIGPNGAGKTTIFNLLTGVYLPTEGDILLNGESVVGLKPYQIVKKGLTRTFQNIRLFKELTVLDNVKIAFHHKMEYGVANSILRFPGTRFWKEEKEIDEKARELLALFKMENSWNQLAKNLPYGEQRKLEIARGLAADPKLLLLDEPAAGMNPQETKELMETIHFIRNNFDVSILLIEHDMHLVMGICERIIVIDYGMIIAKGLPEEIKANEKVIGAYLGN
- a CDS encoding YgiQ family radical SAM protein, with protein sequence MEKDFLPISQEDMLKRGWEQLDFIIVTADAYIDHHSFGTAIISRVLEQAGYKVGIIAQPNWKSTEDFMKLGRPRLAFLVNGGNMDSMVNHYTVSKKLRDRDFYSPGGKMGLRPDRATIVYCNCIRQAYKNIDIVIGGIEASLRRFAHYDYWSDRVRKSILIDSGADLLVYGMSEKQIVEIASALNDGLAAKYIRYVNGTCYVADSVEEVYEYIQIPSYKQVCEDKIKYAEAFKVQYEEQDPIRGRAILQEHSGKYVVQNKPEMPLTREELDKVYALGYMKNYHPIYEKAGGVPAIEEVKFSLVSARGCFGSCSFCALTFHQGRIVQSRSEDSLLNEAKEITTLPDFKGYIHDVGGPTANFRYPACKKQLKHGACKNKQCLSPGPCKDLEIDHEEYLRILRNLREIPKVKKVFVRSGLRYDYIMADKKDIFLKELLEHHVSGQLKVAPEHIAQEVLKYMGKPAGGTFDKFCEKFDRINERLGKKQYIIPYLMSSHPGSTIQSAIKLAEYLRDIHYQPEQVQDFYPTPGTLSTTMYYTGLDPLTKQSVYIPKSKSEKAMQRALLQYRNPKKYDIVYEALVLAGREDLIGYGPKCLIKPREHKRIVRNNESKSTLRTDNPKKTKTKAKLKNTNKKR
- a CDS encoding ABC transporter substrate-binding protein, with the translated sequence MRLKKLMAMGLSMVMALGLAGCGAKEAGTVKLGLITPKTGQVAQYGIAVENAVKIAVEEVNAAGGVGGKQVELISYDNKADATESINVFNRLVDNDKIVALVGPVISSTSLAVAPLAEEKQIPMISPTATNLAVTPDYKYVFRACYTDPYQGGIVAKFASENLGAKTAAILYNAGDDYSTGLAEAFKATFEAAGGTITNYEGYTAENKDFKSVLTTIKEKQPDVLFNPDYYNSVGLIAGQVKEVGLQTVMLGGDGWDDVQKDYAGVVDGYFFANHYATDDEDATVQNFIKAYQDKYEGNTPNALGALGYDAAKIMMAAIEKAGSTEGAKILAALQATNLGGVTGQITFDENGDPQKSVSMIKIENGALKLEAKVGQ
- a CDS encoding branched-chain amino acid ABC transporter permease, with translation MKKWQEYGITLIGIILLYSVLLVLMATGAINGYLKGVLILIGINIIAASSLNLATGYLGQLALGHAGFMAIGAYTSALLMQMIKGSNFPTDVALMIALVIGGLMAAFCGVLIGIPALRLRGDYLGIVTLGFGEIIRIAIFNLEFTGGARGFRGYPGSINFTKIYIIVAIVLAMLFLLIRSRHGRAIVSIREDEIAAEAVGVPTTFYKIFGFATSAFFAGIAGGTLAFYQKMIDPKKFTFMYSVEIFIIVVLGGMGSLTGTVVAAVVLGILNEFLHVIDQWRLVIYSVLLVIMMIFRPEGLLGNKEFSFVGLIKWLIKRYKKSASVEVK
- a CDS encoding ABC transporter ATP-binding protein, translating into MLKVDNIQVYYGAIHAIKGVSFQVEEGKIVTLIGANGAGKTTIMHTVSGLIKPQTGTVSFSNTDITNTRAHTIVEMGMAHVPEGRRVFAKMTVRENLEMGAYSRKDKGELDADYDMVYGRFPRLKERRKQLAGTMSGGEQQMLAIARALMSKPRLMLLDEPSMGLAPILVDEVFSIIKDINKGGTTILLVEQNAHKALSIADNAYVLETGNIVLSGNAKEMLSHEAVKKAYLG